A stretch of the Rosa rugosa chromosome 5, drRosRugo1.1, whole genome shotgun sequence genome encodes the following:
- the LOC133710858 gene encoding NEDD8-activating enzyme E1 catalytic subunit, translating into MVESTVQQSRSRDLDKLLLRPGNLVGPNFEPGPGLREDLKEYVRVLVVGAGGLGCELLKDLALSGFREIEVIDMDRIEVSNLNRQFLFRLEDVGKPKAEVAARRVMQRVAGVNIVPHFCRIEDKELDFYSNFSIIALGLDSIEARSYINSVACSFLEYDADDKPQEETVKPMVDGGTEGFQGHARIIMPGITPCFECTIWLFPPQVKFPLCTLAETPRTAAHCIEYAHLIKWDEVHSGEAFDPDDPEHMKWVYDEANKRAELFGIPGVTLSLTQGVVKNIIPAIASTNAIISAACALETLKIASGCSKTLSNYLTYNGAEGLHTKVTEFVRDKDCLVCGPGVLIELDTSVTLQKFIELLEEHPKLLLSKASIAHRGKNLYMQAPPVLEEMTRSNLSKSLYDLMGKIPKDVVHATGTTNKNDKKTSVLRKLRVVFKGVDEITDMETAAGGA; encoded by the exons atggtgGAGTCTACGGTCCAGCAGAGCCGATCGAGGGACCTCGACAAGCTCCTCCTCCGACCCGGAAATCTCGTCGGACCCAACTTCGAACCCGGCCCAGGCCTCAGAGAAGACCTCAAGGAGTACGTCAGAGTGCTGGTGGTAGGCGCTGGCGGGTTGGGCTGTGAATTGCTCAAGGACTTGGCTTTGTCCGGCTTCCGCGAAATCGAAGTCATCGACATGGATCGCATTGAGGTCTCTAACCTCAATCGACAGTTTCTCTTCAG GCTTGAAGATGTGGGCAAGCCAAAGGCTGAGGTTGCTGCAAGACGAGTAATGCAAAGAGTTGCTGGGGTTAACATCGTTCCACACTTCTGCCGGATTGAGGACAAAGAGCTTGACTTTTACAGCAATTTCAGCATCATAGCTCTTGGTCTCGATTCGATTGAAGCTCGGAGCTATATAAACTCTGTTGCTTGTAGCTTTCTTG AGTATGATGCTGATGATAAACCCCAAGAAGAAACTGTCAAACCTATGGTAGATGGTGGGACTGAAGGTTTTCAAGGACATGCCAGGATCATTATGCCAGGCATCACTCCATGCTTTGAGTGTACAATCTGGCTTTTCCCTCCTCAAGTGAAGTTCCCTTTATGCACACTTGCAGAAACCCCTAGAACTGCTGCTCATTGTATTGAATATGCTCACCTAATTAAATGGGATGAG GTACATAGTGGAGAGGCTTTTGATCCAGATGACCCTGAACATATGAAGTGGGTGTACGATGAG GCTAACAAAAGAGCTGAGCTGTTTGGTATTCCAGGAGTTACATTGTCTCTCACTCAG GGCGTTGTGAAAAACATCATACCGGCTATTGCTTCCACAAATGCGATTATATCAGCTGCCTGTGCACTAGAAACATTGAAGATTGCATCTGGATGCAGTAAAACTCTATCGAATTATCTAAC GTATAATGGTGCAGAAGGTCTCCACACGAAAGTGACTGAGTTTGTTAGGGACAAAGACTGTCTTGTATGTGGCCCAGGTGTTCTTATTGAGCTGGACACCTCAGTTACTTTGCAAAAG TTCATTGAGCTACTTGAAGAACACCCTAAATTACTGTTGTCAAAAGCAAGCATTGCACATAGAGGGAAGAATTTGTACATGCAAGCGCCACCTGTACTGGAAGAGATGACCAGATCAAACTTAAGCAAGTCTCTCTATGATCTAATGGGTAAAATTCCCAAAGATGTTGTCCATGCGACTGGTACTACCAACAAGAATGACAAAAAGACTTCAGTTCTGAGGAAGTTACGAGTTGTCTTCAAGGGAGTTGATGAGATTACGGATATGGAGACTGCAGCAGGTGGGGCATGA
- the LOC133712643 gene encoding uncharacterized protein LOC133712643 isoform X1 — MNYLAFGYSNPKVPTTSSFSVVSWSPIRSTLDLVVSMKSFTVRGSSLRCFTSICFWKRYRNPREIPWGQFGADIVVESTGVFTDKDKATAHLKVMCVKDSFGCFGRINTRYVSKGLLMPRS, encoded by the exons ATGAACTATCTAGCGTTTGGGTACTCGAATCCAAAAGTCCCAactacatcttctttctctgtaGTCTCTTGGTCACCCATTCGTTCAACCCTAGATCTCGTCGTTTCAATGAAATCGTTCACAGTTCGAGGCTCGTCTCTG AGATGCTTCACGAGCATTTGTTTCTGGAAACGTTACAG AAACCCAAGGGAGATCCCATGGGGTCAGTTTGGTGCCGATATTGTTGTGGAGTCTACTGGAGTGTTCACTGACAAGGACAAAGCCACTGCGCACTTGAAG GTTATGTGTGTCAAGGATAGTTTTGGTTGTTTTGGCCGAATTAACACAAGATATGTTTCTAAGGGCCTTCTAATGCCTAGATCGTAA
- the LOC133712643 gene encoding uncharacterized protein LOC133712643 isoform X2, with protein MNYLAFGYSNPKVPTTSSFSVVSWSPIRSTLDLVVSMKSFTVRGSSLRCFTSICFWKRYRNPREIPWGQFGADIVVESTGVFTDKDKATAHLK; from the exons ATGAACTATCTAGCGTTTGGGTACTCGAATCCAAAAGTCCCAactacatcttctttctctgtaGTCTCTTGGTCACCCATTCGTTCAACCCTAGATCTCGTCGTTTCAATGAAATCGTTCACAGTTCGAGGCTCGTCTCTG AGATGCTTCACGAGCATTTGTTTCTGGAAACGTTACAG AAACCCAAGGGAGATCCCATGGGGTCAGTTTGGTGCCGATATTGTTGTGGAGTCTACTGGAGTGTTCACTGACAAGGACAAAGCCACTGCGCACTTGAAG TGA